One genomic segment of Lysobacter sp. 5GHs7-4 includes these proteins:
- a CDS encoding outer membrane beta-barrel protein has translation MKKQLVLAALLASAPFVASAEGLSYSYVEGGYTRVNADTGISGFDPELDGGYIRGSAELGENFTIFGGYSKTQDDVRFSGFSFDTDFETAEIGFGYHADISDRADFIAELSYLRQEIDIDGISGEAKGGKLNLGIRGEMTDNLEGWVKAGYVDGGDFEGDFVGTLGGQYKFNQTWGIVGEVEFNDETTQYMIGARASF, from the coding sequence ATGAAGAAGCAACTCGTGCTGGCAGCGCTGCTGGCCTCCGCCCCGTTCGTCGCCTCGGCCGAGGGCCTGAGCTATTCCTACGTCGAAGGCGGCTACACCCGCGTCAACGCCGACACCGGCATCTCGGGCTTCGACCCGGAGCTGGACGGCGGCTACATCCGCGGTTCGGCTGAGCTGGGCGAAAACTTCACCATCTTCGGCGGCTACAGCAAGACGCAGGACGACGTGCGTTTCAGCGGCTTCAGCTTCGACACCGACTTCGAAACCGCCGAAATCGGTTTCGGCTACCACGCCGACATCAGCGACCGCGCCGACTTCATCGCCGAGCTGTCGTACCTGCGTCAGGAAATCGACATCGACGGCATCAGCGGCGAAGCCAAGGGCGGCAAGCTCAACCTCGGTATCCGCGGCGAGATGACCGACAACCTGGAAGGCTGGGTCAAGGCCGGTTACGTCGACGGCGGCGACTTCGAAGGCGACTTCGTCGGCACCCTCGGCGGCCAGTACAAGTTCAACCAGACCTGGGGCATCGTGGGCGAAGTCGAGTTCAACGACGAGACCACCCAGTACATGATCGGCGCTCGCGCCAGCTTCTGA
- a CDS encoding Ax21 family protein, whose translation MKRTLLALTLLAALPFAASAAEGVSYNYVEGGYAKTNTDGGDADGWALNGSGAIADNFHIFGGYSKQEIDNTNIDFDQWRVGLGYNHELNSRVDLLTRVAYEKFDAGQGLDFNGYSVEAGVNGVLTPNIQGYALAGYEDYEKSDGEFYGRVGALVKFNDTWGVNGDVKFVDGDTQFFVGPRISF comes from the coding sequence ATGAAGCGCACTTTGCTTGCCCTGACCCTGCTTGCCGCCCTGCCGTTCGCCGCCTCCGCGGCCGAGGGCGTGTCCTACAACTACGTCGAAGGCGGCTACGCCAAGACCAACACCGATGGCGGCGACGCCGACGGCTGGGCCCTGAACGGCTCGGGCGCGATCGCCGACAACTTCCACATCTTCGGCGGCTACAGCAAGCAGGAGATCGACAACACCAACATCGATTTCGACCAGTGGCGCGTCGGCCTGGGCTACAACCACGAGCTGAACTCGCGCGTCGACCTGCTGACCCGCGTGGCCTACGAGAAGTTCGACGCCGGCCAGGGTCTGGACTTCAACGGCTACAGCGTCGAAGCCGGCGTCAACGGCGTGCTGACCCCGAACATCCAGGGCTACGCGCTGGCCGGTTACGAGGACTACGAGAAGTCGGACGGCGAGTTCTACGGCCGCGTCGGCGCTCTGGTCAAGTTCAACGACACCTGGGGCGTGAACGGCGACGTCAAGTTCGTCGACGGCGATACCCAGTTCTTCGTTGGCCCGCGCATCAGCTTCTAA
- the rtcR gene encoding RNA repair transcriptional activator RtcR: MRKRQVVIGMLGTMLDSGTGPGRWEKWRPTVSLGMHQDFLLDRLELLLDQRRYGKLAQVVQEDLGQASPETQVRLHDTYLSDPWDFEGVYATLHDFLAGYAFKPDEEDYYVHITTGTHVSQICWFLLTESRHFPGRLLQTSPPRKQGGADPGTYAVIDLDLSRYDLIAQRFQQQQLQDRDLLKSGIATRNPAFNRMIEQIETVATRSRAPMLLMGPTGAGKSQLAKRVFELKKLKHQLPGQFVEVNCATLRGDGAMSSLFGHVKGAYTGAAGDRAGLLRSAHRGLLFLDEIGELGLDEQAMLLRALEEKRFLPVGSDKEVESDFQLIAGTNRDLHEAVQQGRFRDDLLARLNLWTYRLPGLAERPQDIEPNLDFELERWSREQHQRVAFNREARERYLRYATSAEAIWSGNFRDLGASVMRMATLANAGRIQTAQVEEEIERLRRLWRSGRPASPLQALLGERWEQLDRFDRVQLEDVLRACARAKSLSQAGRELFAVSRGQRASTNDADRLRKYLARFGLDWDAIRDSATELA, encoded by the coding sequence ATGCGCAAGCGCCAAGTCGTGATCGGCATGCTCGGCACCATGCTCGACAGCGGCACCGGCCCCGGACGCTGGGAGAAGTGGCGGCCGACGGTATCGCTGGGCATGCACCAGGACTTCCTGCTCGACCGGCTGGAGCTGCTGCTGGACCAGCGCCGCTACGGCAAACTGGCCCAGGTGGTGCAAGAGGATCTGGGCCAGGCCTCGCCGGAAACGCAGGTGCGCTTGCACGACACCTACCTGTCCGATCCCTGGGACTTCGAGGGCGTGTACGCGACGCTGCACGACTTCCTGGCCGGCTACGCGTTCAAGCCGGACGAGGAGGACTACTACGTCCACATCACCACCGGCACCCACGTCAGCCAGATCTGCTGGTTCCTGCTGACCGAGAGCCGGCACTTTCCCGGCCGCCTGCTGCAGACCTCGCCGCCGCGCAAGCAGGGCGGCGCCGATCCGGGCACCTACGCGGTGATCGACCTGGACCTGTCGCGCTACGACCTGATCGCGCAGCGCTTCCAGCAGCAGCAATTGCAGGACCGCGACCTACTCAAGAGCGGCATCGCCACCCGCAATCCCGCCTTCAACCGCATGATCGAGCAGATCGAAACCGTGGCCACGCGCTCGCGCGCGCCGATGCTGCTGATGGGGCCGACCGGAGCCGGCAAGAGCCAGCTGGCCAAGCGCGTGTTCGAGCTGAAGAAGCTCAAGCACCAGCTGCCAGGCCAGTTCGTCGAGGTCAACTGCGCCACCCTGCGCGGCGACGGCGCGATGAGCTCGCTGTTCGGCCACGTCAAGGGCGCCTACACCGGCGCCGCCGGCGACCGCGCCGGCCTGCTGCGCTCGGCGCACCGCGGCCTGCTGTTCCTGGACGAGATCGGCGAGCTGGGCCTGGACGAGCAGGCGATGCTGCTGCGCGCGCTGGAGGAAAAGCGTTTCCTGCCGGTGGGCAGCGACAAGGAGGTCGAGAGCGACTTCCAGCTGATCGCCGGCACCAACCGCGACCTGCACGAGGCCGTGCAGCAGGGGCGCTTCCGCGACGACCTGCTGGCGCGCCTGAACCTGTGGACCTACCGGCTGCCGGGCCTGGCCGAACGCCCCCAGGACATCGAGCCCAACCTGGATTTCGAACTCGAGCGCTGGTCGCGCGAGCAGCATCAGCGCGTGGCCTTCAACCGCGAGGCGCGCGAACGCTATCTGCGCTACGCCACCAGCGCCGAGGCCATCTGGAGCGGCAACTTCCGCGACCTGGGCGCGTCGGTGATGCGCATGGCCACCCTGGCCAACGCCGGACGCATCCAGACCGCGCAGGTCGAGGAGGAAATCGAGCGCCTGCGCCGGCTGTGGCGATCGGGCCGGCCGGCCTCGCCGCTGCAGGCGCTGCTGGGCGAGCGCTGGGAGCAGCTGGACCGTTTCGACCGCGTGCAACTGGAAGACGTGCTGCGCGCCTGCGCGCGCGCCAAGTCGCTGTCGCAGGCCGGGCGCGAGCTGTTCGCGGTCTCGCGCGGACAGCGCGCGAGCACCAACGACGCCGATCGCCTGCGCAAGTACCTGGCGCGTTTCGGGCTGGACTGGGACGCGATACGCGACAGCGCCACCGAGCTCGCCTGA
- a CDS encoding RtcB family protein → MSTHNYDVIQEPGSAPIKLWTRGVPLEDEARQQLQNIAKLPFIHRWIAVMPDVHLGKGATVGSVVPTIGAIVPAAVGVDIGCGMIAARTTLTASDLPDDLSGLRSAIERAVPHGRTTGRGVRDKGAWQNPPERAIEGWTQLVADFQRICERHPRLKNTNNLNHLGTLGTGNHFVEVCLDEEQRVWFMLHSGSRGVGNAIGTHFIELAKQDMRRWMINLPDQDLAYLPEGSEHYADYVFAVDWAQRYARINREIMMQHVVAAARTVIAKPFEAAAEAVNCHHNYVNREQHFGKDVFVTRKGAVSARKGELGIIPGSMGAKSFIVRGLGNADSFHSCSHGAGRVMSRTQARKLISVDDHIKATAHVECRKDAEVVDESPAAYKPIEAVMAAQSDLVEIVHTLRQVVCVKG, encoded by the coding sequence ATGAGCACGCACAACTACGACGTCATCCAGGAGCCCGGCTCCGCCCCTATCAAGCTGTGGACTCGCGGCGTTCCGCTGGAGGACGAAGCGCGCCAGCAGCTGCAGAACATCGCCAAGCTGCCCTTCATCCACCGCTGGATCGCGGTGATGCCGGACGTGCACCTGGGCAAGGGCGCGACCGTGGGTTCGGTGGTGCCGACCATCGGCGCGATCGTGCCGGCGGCGGTGGGTGTGGACATCGGCTGCGGCATGATCGCCGCGCGCACCACGCTGACCGCCAGCGACCTGCCGGACGATCTGTCCGGGCTGCGCAGCGCGATCGAGCGCGCGGTGCCGCACGGCCGCACCACCGGCCGCGGCGTGCGCGACAAGGGCGCCTGGCAGAATCCGCCCGAGCGCGCGATCGAGGGTTGGACGCAGTTGGTCGCCGACTTCCAGCGCATCTGCGAGCGCCATCCGCGCCTGAAGAACACCAACAACCTCAACCATCTGGGTACCCTGGGTACGGGCAACCATTTCGTCGAGGTCTGCCTGGACGAGGAGCAGCGCGTGTGGTTCATGCTGCACTCGGGTTCGCGCGGCGTCGGCAACGCGATCGGCACCCACTTCATCGAGCTGGCCAAGCAGGACATGCGCCGCTGGATGATCAACCTGCCCGATCAGGACCTGGCCTACCTGCCCGAGGGCAGCGAGCACTACGCCGACTACGTGTTCGCGGTCGACTGGGCGCAGCGTTACGCGCGCATCAACCGCGAGATCATGATGCAGCACGTGGTCGCGGCGGCGCGCACGGTGATCGCCAAGCCGTTCGAGGCCGCGGCCGAGGCGGTGAACTGCCACCACAACTACGTCAACCGCGAGCAGCACTTCGGCAAGGACGTGTTCGTGACCCGCAAGGGCGCGGTGAGCGCGCGCAAGGGCGAGTTGGGCATCATTCCGGGCAGCATGGGCGCGAAAAGCTTTATCGTGCGCGGCCTGGGCAACGCCGACAGCTTCCATAGCTGCAGCCACGGCGCCGGCCGCGTGATGAGCCGTACCCAGGCGCGCAAGCTGATCAGCGTGGACGACCACATCAAGGCCACCGCGCACGTGGAATGCCGCAAGGACGCGGAGGTGGTGGACGAGTCGCCGGCCGCGTACAAGCCGATCGAAGCCGTGATGGCCGCGCAGAGCGACTTGGTCGAGATCGTGCATACGCTGCGTCAGGTGGTCTGCGTGAAGGGTTGA